CCGCAATCAGGCCAGCTGCAAAGGATGCCGGAGAAATTGCCTGTGTTCCCTACGACGTCATCAGCAGGGAAGAGGCGATGGAATGGATAGACAAACACCCGGACTCCTTCATGAGAGTAATCCGTTCAGATGCCGTTCTCCCCGATCTTCCCGCCGAATCGGAGGAAGTTTATGCAAAGGCTAAGAAAAACCTCGAACATATGATTAAAAACCGCCTTTTGGTAAGAGACGACAAACCCGGAATATACCTCTACAGGGTAAAACAGGGCGGAAGCATATACACGGGATTCGTAGCTAACGTATCGGTCGACGATTATATAGAAGACAAGATAAAAAAGCACGAACTGACACGCTACGACAAGGAGATCGACAGGACCACGCATATAGATGTGACAAATACAAACACGGGACTTGTCGTTCTCCTTTACAGGGATCCTGGCGATGTTTTTCATTACATAGAATCACTTATTCCTGAAGAACAGCCCGATTCCATAGTAAAAATGGATTCAGGAATAGTCCACGAGGTTTTCAGGATCTCTGACGATGCAAAGATCAAAAATATCATCCGCATGTTCGAAGGTGTTGATTCATTATATATCGCCGACGGGCACCACAGGGCGAAATCGTCTGTAAACGTCGCGCTGAAGCGCAGGGAGAACGGGACCTCAACGGAAGAGTCGGAGAGATTCATGGCAGTAATCTTTGCCGAAAACAGGGTAAAGATCCACGGCTACTCAAGACTCGTCACGGATCTCGGGGAATATACTCCCGAATCCTTTATGAAGGCGCTTGGAGGAAAATTCGAGATAAAAAAATACGGTGAGATCGACGATACAGTATTCAGGATACCCCCGTTAAAAGAATCCGGTATCCCGCGCCATGTCTTTCACATGTACATCAAAGGCGAATGGTATGAAATATCATGCCCGGTCGAAAATCCTGAAGACACCATAGGATCACTCGATGTTTCCGTTCTCCAGAAGAAGGTCATGGAGGATATGCTTGGGATAAACGATCCCAGGGGAGATCCGAGGCTGCAGTATCTCGGCGGCGCAAGACCCCTTTCCGATCTTGAAATGCGTGTAAACAGCGGGGAATTCGCAGTCGCTTTCTCGATGCAGCCGGTAAAGGTGGAAACTGTACTTAAAACCGCCGACGAAGGAAACATCATGCCGCCCAAATCGACATGGTTCGAACCGAAGCTCCTCTCGGGTCTTACGTTGCACACTCTTGATTAAACCATCATTTTTTTCAAAAAAATTTCCTTTTCAGCATAAATACCACAATATCTTCCACATATAAAATCAGTTAGTAACGGTTTTATTAACCCTTCCAGATACTCTTTCTATAGATCTTTTCTGGGTGGTCGATGGTGGTTAAAAAAAACAGGCTGATTCTGATAATTGCAATTATTCTTGTTCTGGCATCCATCTGCGGATATGTATTGATTAATGGCATAAATCCCGGAGATTACCTGAAAGAGAACGGTCTTTTTTCGCAGTCGCCCGCACAGGAACAAACTGATTCATCAACAGATACGACGACTGCGGGGCAGAACACAGAAAGCGTGCCCGGCTTAAACCAGAGATCATTTGAAACTGCCGCCAATAAGCTCCATATCCTTGATTCGGAAGGCATTCTTGATCTGAATAACATTACATACCACCAGATCCTCGGGAGATTTGTCGACTTAAACGGCCTTGCAGATTCCTGGATGATCGGTGCAGGAAAGGACGGACAAAGCATCCTTTTAGTATACAATTCAGGCGAATGGAATGAGCAGGAATGGCCAGGGGCCCTGTCCGAAGAAACGATCGATATTGAAAACATCACCCTGCCTGAAGACCTTTATAAACAAAACAGCGAAATCATCAGGAAAACTTTAGCAGTGGCAAACGCTTCGTACTCCGATCTCTCCCTTAAAGACGGGATTTATACCATCTCCATTCAAAACACGAATAACATCGCGGAACTGAAATTCAAAGCGGACAGCGGGGAGATGATCTGACCTGAAAATGAGAACATTTAGGGAGAATGGAATTTTATCAGTTGATTTCCTGATAGGTTTTTCAATATTCCTGCTCGCCCTGATAATGATTCTTACAATGATCCCCGGTATCTTTGCAGGACTTGACAGCGCCCAGATAGATTACGATGCAGTCGCGTACAGAACATCCGTCATTCTCTGTGAAGATCCCGGCTGGCCTGCAGATGAAGACTCATGGGAGTTTATGGACACGTACCATAAAGACGATATCGACCGCCTCGGCCTTGCCGTATCATCCACTTCGTCCAATATACTCTCAAAAGAAAAAACGAAAGCTTTCTTCAATGAAAATGAGAATCTGGTCCTTGAAAACGACGATTACCACTCAAAGGTTCTCTTCGGTGAAATCCCATATTATTACAATATCTCATTAAAGATCGAAAACCATCCGGTCAATACCACGGGAAATATTGCACCGGATTCAGGCTATGGCTATATGAGACGCCTCGTCAAACTGAAAGAGCCCGGATACGCCAAGATAGATTCCGGCGAATTCAATAAAACGAATACAACCATCACAACCCTTAACCCATATGTGTATACCGGATTTTCTGTCATCTTCGACTATGCCGAACTCCATAACAAATCCATAGATGAAGCATACAGGTTCATGCTACATAGCGAACCCGCATCTATCACAATATACAATTTCAGCAGCTCGCTCAACCGGTCAGATATATACAATGTTACCCTCACTAAGATTAGGTTCATAAATGACGACAAAGAAGTTCCTATGGTTTACAGTACTTACCACAATGACACGTACCGGTTTTTCATCGACGGCATCCAACATACGATGCAGGGTCCGTTCGAAATCAGTGATGCGGACGAGCTGAAATTCGAAATTTATCCGCCTCTCATGTTCTCTGACGAAATTGGAAAATCTCTGTCAGTTGTATTCAACATGACATACGAATTTGTCCCCGACGAATCAATGAAGCACTATTACATCTCTGGTGATATTCCCTACACCTACAACAAGGACTATATGACCGAACCATACCTGAAAGACGGAGTTATGGAGGTTATGATATGGTAATCTCAGATGATTGTGGTCAGCTCTTTACAATCGAAGGACTTGTTGCAGGACTGATAATGCTGTCAGCGGCTTTCATCGTCGCAGATTCTATCACGATATACACGCCGGGCGACGCCCATATATCGGACATGCAGCTGGAACAGCTTGGCAGCGACGCACTCCTGATGCTTGACACCGCGAACAACTATAGCGAAAAAAGTACTCTAAGAACTGTTGCAGAGATGATTGACAACGGAGGAACAGACGCCTACAATGCCAGTATATTGTTTAAAGATGCATTTAAAAATGAGCTCGCGAGAGGATCAGGAACGTCGGAGATCGTGGATTCAATAAGATACAATGCAACTGTCTATTACAGGAATACCGGATCGAACAGTGTCATGAGTTATGCATTAGGAGACAGCGGAACCGGCGAAAGCCAGCCGATAGGAAGCGAAGTCTCACGCCAGCCCGAGATCAGTACCGGACGGCTTGTTCTTGTCGATGACGGCGCACAAAACAGAATATACAGGGTAGAGGTGAGACTATGGAGAGAATGAACGAAGACGGACAGTGGATAGTCCTGATGGGATTCATCGTCAGCGTCTCTCTCTTCGTTCTTGCAATTATCATCAACCAGTCGGTGACGGTAGGACAGACCACATCGGAGGCTGTTCTGGAATTTCCAAAGAATGAGATCACAGAGGTCCGCGAAGCAGTTATTGATATCGCAAAAAAAGATCCTTCGTCCGACATTCTCAAAAAGGACCTCTACGCTCTCTCGATGGACAGGATGAATGCCGTAGTATACTACGATATAACGAATAAAAAATATGAGGATGACTACTACAAATACGACGAAATCCTGATCCGTTTCAACAACGGGGTGACTAAATACAATGAGACCTATTGGCTGCCGGAAAAAAAATGAAGGTGGGATTTATCGCGTGAGGGACAAAGATGAAGCCGTAAGCACGGTCCTTGAATACATGAATATAACAGCGATTCTCATTGTAATGATGATCCTGCTCACCCTGCTTATCAACTCAGTAATTATCGAAGATTCTTCGGAGAAACTGAAGTATCATGCATTTGTCGACATAGGAAACGGGGTCAGTACAAGGATAGTAGATCTATATGTAATCGCTCCGTCAAACGGGCGGATCGTGACAAACCTCGATCTTCCCGAAGACGTGGCAAACGGGGATTATACGGTGAAGATGGACCCGTCGGCAACTGGTGCGGCACAACAGATTATTGTCACCGACGGAAACGTGAAGAGTGTCATATCAATTGCAGGGATAGGTGCCACCAAAGCTGTAACAGGCAATACGACGGGAAGCGGTCTCAACAGGATAATATACGATTCAGGAGGAGTCTGAAGATGATAAAAGAATACGGCAGCGAAGGAGTATCCGAGTCTATCGGATTCCTGATAATGTTTACAATAGTTCTTACCGGAATTGCAATGGTCTCTCTTGTAGGGTACCCGATGCTTATCCAGACGCAAATCAGTTCTGACGAGAGAAACATGGAGCAGGCAATGATCTCGGTCCAAAACGATATGAAAATAATGACCTTCAGCAATGTCCCGTTCCGCGATTCAACAATTAAGGTATCGGGGGGAGGGCTTACCGCGATAGACAATGCCTCCCTCGGACAGAGTTTCACGATCTCGGATGATACGGGCACCGGATTCAGCGTTGAATACAAGCCGGGGGCTATCCAATATGAATCGGATGACGGGACCGCAGTCCTTACTCTCATGAACGGCGCAGTAGTCAGGAGGGAAAAATTCCAGAACGGTTCGGTCATGATAGCCGAACCCCGGTGGTTCTACGATATAGACGAAAAAACTCTCGTAATTTACATGACTGTCCTGAACGCGGACAGAGAATACTATGAACGTGGAATCGGAACCATCAAAATGAGCATGAAGACACAACCTGTTATAATTGACACTCCATACGGGACACCTGCAAATGTCACGGTCACCTATGCATACGATCCTGACGACGATTATTCGGTCGCATGGAGAAATTACCTGACCGGAGACTCGATAGTGGAAGGAGGTTTTGCAGAAACCGGTTCAGGAAAGTATTCACTTAGCGGAGTGGAAAGGCTTGTAGTAAAGGAATACGATATAAAAATTGAGAATATGTAAATTTACCTGATTTACAGGTAATTATTTCTTCTCAGCCACTCGACCTGCGGCTTGGTATATCTGTATATTATATCACACTTCTCGTCCTGGAAATCCCACGGGACAACAATAAGGACATCCCCTTCGCGAATCCAGACGCGCTTCTTGATCTTTCCCTTGATTCGCCCTGTTCTTGTTACGCCGTCATAACATCTTACGCGGATATGATTTGCCCCGAGCATAAGGTCTGCCGTTGCAAACATCTCCCTTTTCTTGGAATTCGGAAGTTTTACCCTGATTATGGCTTCTTCATTGTTTTGATTATTATTGTAACTTGCCAGAAATTTCAACTCCAGATAATATACTTTTGTTTTTATCTATTATATTAATTAGGATAATAGCCGAAACAATTCCTTCATTTTTTTGTTAACGGGTAAATTATCCATATAGAGAAAATTAATTGCCTTTGAGTAGCTTTTTTAATATATGGATGTCCTGCCGTTTAGTACATGGTATTACATCATGGGCATAGTAGGCATAGCTGTATTTTCCATCACCGGAGTTCTGGCAGGGGCAAAGAGAGGGATGGATCTCTTTGGCATTGTTATCATCGGCGTTATTACCGCACTTGGCGGCGGTACATTAAGGGATCTTATCCTTGACGTTCCTGTCTTCTGGATCAACAATAACCTGTACATTGCAATCGCCCTCTCTGCGGCAATAGTCGCATTCTTCCTTGCAAAACCGTTATGGTGCTCGTACAGGGCATTGCTGATTCTCGACGGACTCGGTGTCGCTCTCTTCAACGTGCAGGCGATAGATAAGACACTCGCATACGGCTTCAGCCCGGTTGTCGCAGTAATTATGGGTATAATCACAGGAATCACCGGGGGAATAATACGTGATCTGCTCGCAGGAAATCCAAACCTTATACTTAAACAGGAGCTCTATGCAACCCCGATACTTATCGGAGGAGTGTTCTATATCATATGGCTGACATATCTCCCGGATGCTCCCTTTGGAAGTCTTTTAGCAATACTGATCGTATTCTTGATCAGGTTTGCTGCGATAAAATGGGATCTCAGGTATCCCCGCTGGCTCCTTTTTCCGGGAAAAGACGATTCATAGTAAAAGGAGACATACTGAAAATATTAGTAATTATTTTTCAAAAACATCTCAAATTTCTCGAGGCATTGCTCCATGTCTTCTCTTCCGAATCCTACCCTGAAATGTGAATCTCCGAATTCATAGACAGTCGAGGGCAGAAGAAGAACCCCGGTTTCATCAACGACCTTTTTGCAGAAATCAGCAGCTGACTCTCCATTCTTCAGTTTCACAAAACCGATCGATGCCGCCACTGGCCGGACCCATTCAAAGAGATCTGAGTGCCGTTCCATGAATGAATCCAGTATCTCAAGATTCTTTCTTATAATTCCAAGACTCCTGTCAACAAGACGATCGGAATGCCTCAATGCAACAGCCGCAAGGTACTCGGACGGAGCACTACTGCAGATAGTCGTATAATCCTTAAGCGAAGAGATCTTTTCGAGAGTCTCCCTGTCCCTTGCCGCTATCCAGCCCGACCGGAGTCCTGCAAGACCGAATGCCTTAGACATTACACCAAGGGAGAATCCCTTTTCGTATAGATCTGCTGCCGCAGGAAGACGGGTTTCAGGATCGAATTCAAGCTGCCTGTAGACCTCGTCTGAAAATAAATAGAGATCATGCTTCTTCGCCACACTTACAATCGTCCCGAAGTCTTCTTTCGATAAATTGAAGCCGGTCGGATTATGCGGGCTGTTGATTATAATCGCCTTTGTGTTTTCACGGATATTTTTCACGAGAAAATCCGGATCAGGCCTCCATCCGTCCTCCTCTTTCATCTCCCAGAGAGTGACCTCACAGCCGATTGCCTTCGCTATCTCATATAGCGACTGGTAGGCAGGGAACTGGACGATCACATGATCACCTTTCGAAAGAACCACATTCATGAAAATGAATATCCCTTCCTCCGCACCTGCAAAGGTGATTACATCATCCGGGGATATATTACCATAAAGCTTTGAGATCTCTTCCCTGAGTTCCTTTCCTCCACGGGCTTCAGTATACCCCAGGCGAAGATCCATCAGGCCCGCTTCCGCTCCTTCTTCAAATGAAAGCAGTTCGCTGACGGTTATTGTCTCGCAGTCTGATGTACAGAGAAGATGTGGGGCTGAAAATTCATAGATTCCCATGTATTTTTCAAGCAGGAAATTTTCAGGTCTCATGAAAGAATAATTTGTATTCCTTTTCTGAAATAACTGACCCGGTTGCTGAAAAAGTTAAGGAGGCGTGGATCAAATATTTATCAATGGAATATCGTTTTGCTGCGAGGATGAGAAATGCACCGGAATCGTTCCTGAAGAAACTATTCGCAGTATCATCAGATCCCTCGATAATATCATTTGCAGGCGGACTCCCTGATTCAAATCTTATAGATGTCCCCGGGATCAGGGAATCTGCAGCCCATGTCCTGGAAGAGGAGGGAAGAGAGGCACTCCAGTATACGACGACGGAAGGTTATCTCCCGTTAAGGGAGTTCATAGCTGAGAGGTACAGGAAAAGGCTCGGGATCTCCGCCTCAGCGGAAAATATCAGGATCGTCAACGGATCGCAGCAGTGCCTTGACATTATAGGCAAGATATTCATAGAGAATAAAGACGTAATAGGGATCGAGAGGCCGGGTTATCTCGGCGCAATAGAGGCTTTTTCACTATATGAACCGGTTATAAAAAGCGTCGACATGAACGAATCGGGTCCGGATATGAGGGGGTTCGAAAAGCTCGTAACGGATGATAAGATCAAATTCTTCTACGGGATTCCCAATTTCCAGAACCCGACCGGCAGATCATACTCTTACGATGCAAGAAAACAAATCGGCGGGATCATCGGAGGAACTGGATCGCTCTTCTACGAAGATGATGCATTCGGAGAACTGGCCTTCGATCAAAAACCGAGGATGCCGGTGAACAAATTCGCACCTGAAAACGTGATCACCAGCGGATCATTCTCAAAAACCGTCGCCCCGGGTATGAGAATAGGGTGGATCATGGCCCCGCCGGAGATAATATCCGTATTCGATACGGCTAAACAGGCAGCCGACTTGCACTCTAACTTCCTCTGTCAGAAGATCCTTGACCACTATCTCAGGAACAACGACTATGACGCCCACCTGAAGCGGGTAGTATCAGTCTACCGGGACAACTGCATGCTGATGCAGGACCTTCTCGATGACATGGCGAATATCGGGATTACGCATACCAGCCCTGAAGGCGGGATGTTCATGACCGCCGGACTTCCGAAGGGCTTATCCTCGATGAAAGTTTTTGATGACGGAATAAAAAACGGTGTAGCCGTTCTTCCCGGCATTCCGTTTTATTCAGGCGACGGCGGAGACGATATGATCAGGCTCAACTTCTCGAATACCAGCGAGGAAAATATAAAAGAAGGGATGAAAAGACTCTCAAAAGTTCTTAAGACAGGCTTATGAGAAATTGCAAAAGGAAGTCCGAGTTGTCTTCGTACCAATCCGGTCAAAAACGCTTATGAAAAAGAGGTTTAATGGATTTTTTCATGTAAAAAACCCTCATGACGGGCGATTCCATCACACAATAACCGATAAAAATCTACAAAACCTGTTGGAATCAAGACAAGGGATCTAAAGGATCCCAATCGGGATTCCCAAACAAAAGCAAATAAACAGCCCAGGGGACCCTTGCCGGTCCCCCGGGCGTGCCGTTGGAAGATTATCTTAAGGCAAGGCCCCTGGGCAGGGGCCGTCCGGCGGCTTTGGGCGCCGGTGCCGGGGTCGCCTGAGAAAGACATGAGACAGTAAAGAGCCAAAAAGTTTGTTGGAATTCGGACAGGGGATCTAAAGTGTCCGGGTCCGGATTTTTATAGCAAAAGAGAATGATTATGAATCGAAGTAGCCGGAATTATTATCTCCGGCTCTTCAATTATTTTTATCAGTCAGGATATCAGACAGTATCTTTGAGATATCTATCCAGATAATCAGCGCCTTGTTTCCCGAATTATCCCGGCCTGATTTAATTATCCCTTTTACATATGCTTCCTTTGAAACGGATCCGTCCATCATGTCGATGTCTTCTTCAGGGACCTGGAGAACGCTCCGGACATCATCCACGATAAGTCCTATATTCGAACCGTTTGCAGCCTCGGAAACGAGAACTATGATCTTCCCGTTTTCAGCCGTGGCTGATGCGGAAAGACCCATGAGCTGGTTGAGATTGAGAATGTTTGTAATCTCTCCCCTCAGGTTTATGATTCCGGCGATATGATCAGGAGCTCTCGGGACGGGAGTTATCGGGATCATCTCAACGATTTCACGTGCAATCTGGATATCAAGGGCATACTGGACGCCGGATATCTCAAACTGCACCACATCCTTAAACGCAGACATGATTATCTCCCCCTAGTATTTGAACCTTGAATTAGCCGATTCAAGCTTCTGCACATAGGAGTTCACCTCATGCATGGCACTCCCGATCTCCTCAATTGATGCACTCGCTTCTTCTGCAAGTGCTGCAAGCTCTTCCGCGTCTCTCTGGACATCCTTTGTCTGCTCCGTGCCCGAATCCATCTCCCTTACGATATTGTTGGAGATATTTGCCTGGTCTTCAATAGCCTTCGTAATCTCACCGATATCGTTCGAGACCTGCTCGGCATTTTTGATAATCGTATTTAGGGCCTCAATTGCCTTGTTGACGCTTTCGACACCCTCGACTATCTCATCGTTTGCCGCAGTAATTGCATTTGCAGTCTTTTCACTGCTGGACTGGACCATCGAAACGACATTTTCTATGGAATCTGTTGCAGCCCTTGCTTCACCTGCAAGGTTTTTAACTTCACCTGCCACTACTGCAAAACCCCGGCCGTGTTCGCCTGCACGTGCCGCCTCTATTGCGGCATTGAGTGCAAGAAGGTTGATCTGCCCTGCAATATCATTAATGAGCTTTACAACCTTGCTGACCTCTTTAACTTTTTCCGTCAGATCCTGAATCTCACCGACACTTGCCTCGGCAATTGCCTTTACGTTGTTCATCTTGTGGTTTGCATCAATTCCAAGACTATTCGCCTCTTTGCCAATTACCACAACATCGTTTGTAGCATTGAACACTTCCTGGGACGTACTTGCAATCTCTTCATTTGATGCCGACAGATCGGCAATCTGGCGATTTACATTCTCAATGTTCCTGAGGAGTTCCTTCGTCTGCTCCGCGGTCTTCTGGCTGGTTCCCGCAACACCTTCCGCAGCCTTTGCAACCTCATCGGCACCCTTGCTGACCTCGTTTGAATTCGAGACGATCATCTTTGTTACTTCTACGCTTGCAGAGACCAGTTCGGAGACCGAAACGCCGATATTGTCGACTGCCGTCCTGAATTCAAGGAAATCTCCAGATACATATACGTTGCCTGAAAATCTTGCAGTGAAATCCGCATTCGAATATAGGCTGCATACCCTCATTCCCTCTTTTAGCGGCAATGCAACCGCTTCAAGCAGGTTGTTCATGTTTTCGACGATTTCACGGTATGCCCCTTCATATTTCGACACATCGACCCTGAATTCAAGCTTTCCCTCTTCTCCGGCACCGACAAGATGCATTATATCATCTGTAAGTCTCCGAACGGTATCGTTGACAGAACTTACGGAAGCTGTAACCTCAAGGAATTTTTCCCTGATCTCCATTGTCTTTTCATCGGCTTCGCCGACTTTTAATTTCAGATCCTCGGGTCTTCCCGAGGCAATACATTCAAGATCGGCAGCAACATTTGCAAGTTCCTGCTCAAGGTACCTTTGAGGCCTGATTATGTCTGTAAGATCCTGGACCGTCTCGACATAACCCATGGTATTTCCGTCTGCGTCAAGAACCGGCGCAGTTGTCTGCTTGCATTCCGTTCCGTGCCAGTCGAAGAAAGTCTCATTATGTCCTGTGGTTCTCAGTTGCCGGATACCGCAGTTTTCAGTATTGCATATATTTGCATTCGCAGTACTGCAGGGCATTCCATATGAAGACTCCCTGTTCTTTATCTCATTGTTCTCGATCAGGAGTGCTTCGAAAGCCTTGTTAAGGAAAGTCCATTTCATGTCATTGTCAGTTACATGAATCGGATACGGAACCGCATCAAGTATGGATTCATACCATGCCCTCTGGTTTTCGATATCCGTCACATCGTTCAATGTAATAATGACCTCAAGCGGTTTGCCGTTTTTGTCGAACTCCGGATCAATTGCAATCTGTATGATTCTCCTGTCGCCCTTAAAGGTCATATGGAATAAACCGCTCGCTCTTCTTTTCTTTTCCAGGGCATCCTTCGATCCTTCTCCGCTGATCTTTTGAAGACTGAATTCCCTGTAAAAATCATCCAGGCTTAATGATGTCAGCTTTTCCCTGCTGTATCCAGTTAGTTCGACGAAATCATCATTTACGATGACAATATTGAGACTGCCATCCATGATGAAGGAAGAAGTTGGTGTGCGAAGGATGGATTCGTAATAATATTCGGCTCTATCCTCGGCATCTTTCATCCCCCTCATCAGCCTGTTCACGAGCGAACAGATCTCCGAATATTCTTCTCCGACAGAACTCTCATCAATTGAAACCCCCCTGTTTCCATTGATATATTCAGTTATTTTCTTCTCTAAATAATCCATTGCCATATTAAATCCCTCCATTGAGTGATCCGTTATATCCGGATCAACTCTCAAGAGGCGTGTGAAGTTATTATCAATATATAACTTGGGAATGTTGCAGTTTTTTTAGAAGCAATTTCAAAAAAAGTAGAAACAGTTATCCAAATCTTTACCCTTTTTTTTATTATGTCCGACTGAAAATTAATTTCATGCAGAGTTTCCCGTGACTAACTTTTCATCCATTTCTTCCGTTTATAAATACACCGATGACCGGGGCACATGCACTCAACTCATAATAATTAGTCCCGGCATCTTCACAACAAAATCATTTCTTTTCCTGATCCTGTTATATCATCTTTCTCACTATGCACGACAGGTCCGGAAAACAAATTATAAAAGATATTTTACTGTTCCGTCCGGGTAATAGGAAGTATGAAATATGCCATAATTAAAGTACAAAATAATAATTAAAGATCCGGTACGCGGGAATACAAAATTATGAAGAGAAAGATACTCATGATTGCGGTATTTGCAATCTTAATACTGGCATCAGGATGTACAACGGAAGATGATTCCCTGGATGTAATCTGTATAATGCCGGAGGAAACAACCACGGTACAGACTTTTTCCCCGACCGAAACGACATCGCTCACACCCGAAGTT
The Methanolacinia paynteri genome window above contains:
- a CDS encoding DUF7289 family protein yields the protein MIKEYGSEGVSESIGFLIMFTIVLTGIAMVSLVGYPMLIQTQISSDERNMEQAMISVQNDMKIMTFSNVPFRDSTIKVSGGGLTAIDNASLGQSFTISDDTGTGFSVEYKPGAIQYESDDGTAVLTLMNGAVVRREKFQNGSVMIAEPRWFYDIDEKTLVIYMTVLNADREYYERGIGTIKMSMKTQPVIIDTPYGTPANVTVTYAYDPDDDYSVAWRNYLTGDSIVEGGFAETGSGKYSLSGVERLVVKEYDIKIENM
- a CDS encoding chemotaxis protein CheW, whose translation is MSAFKDVVQFEISGVQYALDIQIAREIVEMIPITPVPRAPDHIAGIINLRGEITNILNLNQLMGLSASATAENGKIIVLVSEAANGSNIGLIVDDVRSVLQVPEEDIDMMDGSVSKEAYVKGIIKSGRDNSGNKALIIWIDISKILSDILTDKNN
- a CDS encoding aminotransferase-like domain-containing protein, translating into MEYRFAARMRNAPESFLKKLFAVSSDPSIISFAGGLPDSNLIDVPGIRESAAHVLEEEGREALQYTTTEGYLPLREFIAERYRKRLGISASAENIRIVNGSQQCLDIIGKIFIENKDVIGIERPGYLGAIEAFSLYEPVIKSVDMNESGPDMRGFEKLVTDDKIKFFYGIPNFQNPTGRSYSYDARKQIGGIIGGTGSLFYEDDAFGELAFDQKPRMPVNKFAPENVITSGSFSKTVAPGMRIGWIMAPPEIISVFDTAKQAADLHSNFLCQKILDHYLRNNDYDAHLKRVVSVYRDNCMLMQDLLDDMANIGITHTSPEGGMFMTAGLPKGLSSMKVFDDGIKNGVAVLPGIPFYSGDGGDDMIRLNFSNTSEENIKEGMKRLSKVLKTGL
- a CDS encoding trimeric intracellular cation channel family protein, which codes for MDVLPFSTWYYIMGIVGIAVFSITGVLAGAKRGMDLFGIVIIGVITALGGGTLRDLILDVPVFWINNNLYIAIALSAAIVAFFLAKPLWCSYRALLILDGLGVALFNVQAIDKTLAYGFSPVVAVIMGIITGITGGIIRDLLAGNPNLILKQELYATPILIGGVFYIIWLTYLPDAPFGSLLAILIVFLIRFAAIKWDLRYPRWLLFPGKDDS
- a CDS encoding aminotransferase class I/II-fold pyridoxal phosphate-dependent enzyme, with the translated sequence MRPENFLLEKYMGIYEFSAPHLLCTSDCETITVSELLSFEEGAEAGLMDLRLGYTEARGGKELREEISKLYGNISPDDVITFAGAEEGIFIFMNVVLSKGDHVIVQFPAYQSLYEIAKAIGCEVTLWEMKEEDGWRPDPDFLVKNIRENTKAIIINSPHNPTGFNLSKEDFGTIVSVAKKHDLYLFSDEVYRQLEFDPETRLPAAADLYEKGFSLGVMSKAFGLAGLRSGWIAARDRETLEKISSLKDYTTICSSAPSEYLAAVALRHSDRLVDRSLGIIRKNLEILDSFMERHSDLFEWVRPVAASIGFVKLKNGESAADFCKKVVDETGVLLLPSTVYEFGDSHFRVGFGREDMEQCLEKFEMFLKNNY
- a CDS encoding DUF1015 domain-containing protein, producing the protein MVKIFSFPAIRPAAKDAGEIACVPYDVISREEAMEWIDKHPDSFMRVIRSDAVLPDLPAESEEVYAKAKKNLEHMIKNRLLVRDDKPGIYLYRVKQGGSIYTGFVANVSVDDYIEDKIKKHELTRYDKEIDRTTHIDVTNTNTGLVVLLYRDPGDVFHYIESLIPEEQPDSIVKMDSGIVHEVFRISDDAKIKNIIRMFEGVDSLYIADGHHRAKSSVNVALKRRENGTSTEESERFMAVIFAENRVKIHGYSRLVTDLGEYTPESFMKALGGKFEIKKYGEIDDTVFRIPPLKESGIPRHVFHMYIKGEWYEISCPVENPEDTIGSLDVSVLQKKVMEDMLGINDPRGDPRLQYLGGARPLSDLEMRVNSGEFAVAFSMQPVKVETVLKTADEGNIMPPKSTWFEPKLLSGLTLHTLD
- a CDS encoding DUF7287 family protein, translating into MRTFRENGILSVDFLIGFSIFLLALIMILTMIPGIFAGLDSAQIDYDAVAYRTSVILCEDPGWPADEDSWEFMDTYHKDDIDRLGLAVSSTSSNILSKEKTKAFFNENENLVLENDDYHSKVLFGEIPYYYNISLKIENHPVNTTGNIAPDSGYGYMRRLVKLKEPGYAKIDSGEFNKTNTTITTLNPYVYTGFSVIFDYAELHNKSIDEAYRFMLHSEPASITIYNFSSSLNRSDIYNVTLTKIRFINDDKEVPMVYSTYHNDTYRFFIDGIQHTMQGPFEISDADELKFEIYPPLMFSDEIGKSLSVVFNMTYEFVPDESMKHYYISGDIPYTYNKDYMTEPYLKDGVMEVMIW
- a CDS encoding DUF7288 family protein: MVISDDCGQLFTIEGLVAGLIMLSAAFIVADSITIYTPGDAHISDMQLEQLGSDALLMLDTANNYSEKSTLRTVAEMIDNGGTDAYNASILFKDAFKNELARGSGTSEIVDSIRYNATVYYRNTGSNSVMSYALGDSGTGESQPIGSEVSRQPEISTGRLVLVDDGAQNRIYRVEVRLWRE
- the eif1A gene encoding translation initiation factor eIF-1A; translation: MKFLASYNNNQNNEEAIIRVKLPNSKKREMFATADLMLGANHIRVRCYDGVTRTGRIKGKIKKRVWIREGDVLIVVPWDFQDEKCDIIYRYTKPQVEWLRRNNYL